GGTGATAAGCGACGGAACCCGCGTGCTGAGTCTCAGCGACATCGGCCCCCTTGGAGCTCTCCCTGTGATGGAGGGCAAGGCGTTGGTCTTCAAGGCCTTCGGTGGCGTCGACGCCTTCCCCCTTGTTCTAGCTGAGAAAGACCCATAGGGGCCATTGATGTGGTAAAGGTCGTCTCGCCTTCCTTCAGCCGGATGAACCCCAAGGATATTGCATCACCAAAGTTCTTCTACCTCCTTGAAAGACCCTCTAGAATCCTCGTTACGGCGAGTCCTATCGCCTTGACGAGAGCTCCAACGAGCGATGACATTTATCTGTCAAAGGTTGGTTTTGAAATTAAAAAGTTCGACGTGAGAGTTTAAAAACGAGACGAGAAGTTTTCCACCATACTGCAAAACTTTCGTTCAAAACTTCACTACCATACTGTAAAACTTTTGCACGGGACTTTACCAGCGTTCTGGTAAACGTTGTAGGGAAAGGAGAAGGAAAAAGGCTCAGCCCTTCAGAATCTCGACTATCTGCTCCGCCACCTGAACTCCAGCGCGCATCTGCGCCTCTTCCGTTGAGGCACCTATATGGGGAGTGAGAACAACGTTGTCGAGCTTTGTGAGCGGGTGGTCCTCTGGAAGGGGCTCCTCCTCGTAGACGTCCAATCCAGCGCCGTAAATCCAGCCCTCCTTTAAGGCTTTGACGAGTGCTTTGTTATCAACGACCGCACCCCTGGCGGCGTTGATGAGTATAGCTGTCGGCTTCATGAGCTTAAGCCTCTCCTCGTTTATGAGGTGGTAGGTGGCTTCTATAAGCGGGACGTGTAGAGTTACGACGTCGCTCTCCTTCAGGAGCTCCTCAAGGGGTACGAACCTTCCGTTTACCTCCCTTGCCCTCTCCTCGTTCGGTCTCGGGTCGTAGAGGAGGACCTTCATTCCAAAGGCGTTGGCTATCTTTGCAACTTCGTAGCCTATCCTCCCGAAACCGATGATTCCGATGGTCTTTCCTTCCAGCTCTATGCCGAGGCATTGCTTCTTGGCCCAGACGCCTTCCCTCATCTTCCTGTCTGCGAAGGCTATCTTTCTGGCAACAGCAAAGAGCAGGCCGAAGACGAGTTCCGCGACGCTTCTGCTTGAGGCTCCTGGGCTGTTGACGACTTTGATTCCCATCTCCTTTGCCGCTTCGAGGTCTATGTTGTCGAGACCAACTCCAGCCCTTCCAATGACCTTGAGCTTGGGGGCATTTTCTATTACCTTCCTCGTCACCTTTGGCTTGCTCCTCACTATTATCGCTTCGACGTCCTTTACAAGCTCAATTAGCCTATCTTCATCAGGATACTCCTCATAAAGAACCTCAAAACCCGCTTTTTTTAGAACCTCAACGGCCTTCTCGTGAAGCGGTGCCGCGACGAGAACCTTAACCATGGCTATCATCCCCTTCTCTTTATTGCCATCAGCATGACCTGGTCGGAAGCGTCTTCCGC
The window above is part of the Thermococcus sp. genome. Proteins encoded here:
- a CDS encoding hydroxyacid dehydrogenase, encoding MIAMVKVLVAAPLHEKAVEVLKKAGFEVLYEEYPDEDRLIELVKDVEAIIVRSKPKVTRKVIENAPKLKVIGRAGVGLDNIDLEAAKEMGIKVVNSPGASSRSVAELVFGLLFAVARKIAFADRKMREGVWAKKQCLGIELEGKTIGIIGFGRIGYEVAKIANAFGMKVLLYDPRPNEERAREVNGRFVPLEELLKESDVVTLHVPLIEATYHLINEERLKLMKPTAILINAARGAVVDNKALVKALKEGWIYGAGLDVYEEEPLPEDHPLTKLDNVVLTPHIGASTEEAQMRAGVQVAEQIVEILKG